A DNA window from Streptomyces canus contains the following coding sequences:
- a CDS encoding PhoX family protein has product MRVQLPLINTVHGRSALTCRFRCGDACFHPAPNTSSNPYVGDVIATALSRRSMLRAAAVVTVTAAAGTAGTVVTAPSAEAAAQQTTAKPKPKGKAARGLRFTPVAPNTADTVTVPAGYSQNVVVRWGEPILRGAPAFDPDRQTATAQAGQFGYNNDFLALLPLPGERGRQILVANHEYTDEVLMFRGYDAAAPTREQVEVAWAAHGLSAVVVEENKKNGELTVVPRHHLNRRVTATTEFRLTGPAAGSDLLRTSADPTGRKVLGTLNNCSGGTTPWGTTLHGEENFNQYFANAGRATDKRYGIGTGASERKWERFDRRFDVAQEPNEVHRFGYVVELDPYDPSSAPRKHTALGRFKHEGATVRLTHDGRPVVYSGDDERFDYFYKFVGSKRMKHGSSRAVREHNLSLLDEGTLYVARLTGDSPALEVDGTGKLPADGEFDGGGEWIPLVTATAKGAVSHVEGMTADEVCVFTRLAGDKVGATKMDRPEDIEPNPHSGKVYVALTNNTNRGVGTNAPADEANPRNANKHGHILELTERWNRADSTKFAWTLFLVAGDPEDPATYFAGFPKDAVSPISCPDNVAFDPHGNLWISTDGNQLGSHDGLFGVATKGERRGELKQFLTVPTGAETCGPLVQDRRVLVAVQHPGEISGATVEKPASMWPDGPGKIVRPAVVAVWRKDGSDIGV; this is encoded by the coding sequence GTGCGCGTACAGCTGCCGTTGATCAACACCGTCCATGGACGGTCCGCCCTGACCTGTCGTTTCCGGTGTGGTGACGCCTGTTTCCACCCGGCGCCCAACACCTCTTCCAACCCGTACGTCGGCGACGTCATCGCCACCGCGCTCAGCCGCCGCTCGATGCTGCGTGCCGCCGCCGTCGTGACGGTCACCGCTGCCGCCGGCACCGCGGGCACCGTCGTCACGGCCCCGTCGGCCGAAGCCGCCGCCCAGCAGACCACGGCCAAGCCCAAGCCGAAGGGCAAGGCCGCCCGTGGACTCCGGTTCACCCCCGTCGCGCCCAACACCGCCGACACCGTGACCGTCCCGGCCGGCTACTCCCAGAACGTCGTCGTCCGCTGGGGCGAGCCCATCCTGCGCGGCGCCCCCGCCTTCGACCCGGACCGGCAGACGGCCACCGCCCAGGCCGGCCAGTTCGGGTACAACAACGACTTCCTCGCGCTGCTGCCCCTCCCGGGCGAGCGCGGCCGGCAGATACTCGTCGCCAACCACGAGTACACCGACGAAGTGCTGATGTTCCGGGGCTACGACGCCGCCGCCCCCACCCGTGAGCAGGTCGAGGTCGCCTGGGCCGCGCACGGGCTGTCCGCCGTCGTCGTGGAGGAGAACAAGAAGAACGGCGAGCTTACCGTCGTACCCCGGCACCACCTCAACCGGCGCGTCACCGCCACCACCGAGTTCCGGCTGACCGGGCCCGCCGCCGGGTCCGACCTGCTCAGGACCTCCGCCGACCCCACGGGCCGGAAGGTTCTCGGCACGCTCAACAACTGCTCCGGCGGCACGACCCCCTGGGGCACCACCCTCCACGGCGAGGAGAACTTCAACCAGTACTTCGCCAACGCCGGCCGGGCCACGGACAAGCGGTACGGGATCGGGACGGGCGCCAGCGAGCGCAAGTGGGAGCGGTTCGACAGGCGGTTCGACGTCGCCCAGGAGCCCAACGAGGTGCACCGCTTCGGGTACGTCGTCGAGCTCGACCCCTACGACCCCTCCTCCGCGCCCCGCAAGCACACCGCGCTCGGCCGGTTCAAGCACGAGGGCGCGACCGTGCGGCTCACGCACGACGGGCGGCCGGTCGTGTACTCCGGGGATGACGAGCGGTTCGACTACTTCTACAAGTTCGTCGGCAGCAAGCGGATGAAGCACGGTAGTAGTCGGGCCGTGCGGGAGCACAATCTCTCGCTGCTCGACGAGGGGACGCTGTACGTCGCCCGCCTCACCGGTGACTCCCCCGCCCTCGAGGTCGACGGGACCGGGAAGCTTCCCGCCGACGGGGAGTTCGACGGCGGCGGGGAGTGGATCCCGCTGGTCACCGCCACGGCGAAGGGTGCCGTGTCACACGTCGAGGGGATGACCGCCGACGAGGTGTGCGTCTTCACCCGGCTCGCCGGCGACAAGGTCGGGGCGACCAAGATGGACCGGCCCGAGGACATCGAGCCGAACCCGCACTCGGGCAAGGTGTACGTCGCGCTCACCAACAACACCAACCGCGGTGTCGGCACGAACGCCCCCGCCGACGAGGCGAACCCCCGCAACGCCAACAAGCACGGGCACATCCTCGAGCTCACCGAGCGGTGGAACCGGGCCGACAGCACGAAGTTCGCCTGGACGCTGTTCCTCGTCGCCGGGGACCCGGAGGACCCTGCCACCTACTTCGCGGGCTTCCCGAAGGACGCCGTGAGCCCCATCTCCTGCCCGGACAACGTGGCCTTCGATCCCCACGGGAACCTGTGGATCTCCACGGACGGGAACCAGCTGGGGTCCCACGACGGACTGTTCGGGGTCGCCACGAAGGGGGAGCGGCGGGGTGAGCTCAAGCAGTTCCTGACCGTACCGACGGGGGCCGAGACCTGCGGCCCGCTGGTGCAGGACCGGCGAGTGCTGGTGGCGGTGCAGCACCCGGGGGAGATCAGCGGCGCGACGGTGGAGAAGCCGGCGAGTATGTGGCCCGACGGGCCGGGGAAGATCGTGCGGCCGGCGGTCGTGGCGGTGTGGCGCAAGGACGGGAGTGACATCGGCGTATAA
- a CDS encoding pectate lyase family protein gives MASASHRRSLRTRRTLVVSAAVVAAGVGAGAVVMNANAQAVDLYHQTLAAKDGWASSGTGTTGGKKADSAHTFTVSTRAQLVKALGSASETTPRIIKVKGTIDANTDAAGKKLTCADYASGTGYALTSYLKAYDPATYGRSKLPSGTQETARVAAQKKQAANIVFKVPANTTIVGVPGTKAGISGGMLQIQNVDNVVVRNLTFAATEDCFPQWDPTDGDAGNWNSNYDSVTLRGATHVWADHNTFTDAPHLDSANPKYYGREYQIHDGALDITKSSDLVTVSRNQFTHHDKTMLIGSSDSEPAGKLRVSIHHNVWKGIVQRAPLARVGQIHIYNNYYDVTALNGYALQYSINSRAKAQVVAADNYWKVPATVKVSKLLSGDGTGAIAGSGNMVNGTTTHLVAAYNAASSKDLKTSVNWTPTLTSGLESSAAAVKNLPMSLATTTGAGVLS, from the coding sequence GTGGCCTCTGCCTCCCACCGCCGCTCTCTCCGCACCCGCCGCACCCTGGTCGTCTCCGCCGCCGTGGTGGCCGCGGGCGTCGGTGCCGGTGCCGTCGTGATGAACGCGAACGCCCAGGCCGTGGATCTGTACCACCAGACGCTCGCCGCGAAGGACGGCTGGGCGTCCTCCGGCACGGGCACGACCGGCGGTAAGAAGGCCGACTCCGCGCACACCTTCACCGTCTCCACCCGGGCCCAGCTGGTGAAGGCGCTGGGGTCGGCGTCCGAGACCACCCCGCGGATCATCAAGGTCAAGGGCACGATCGACGCCAACACGGACGCCGCCGGCAAGAAGCTGACCTGCGCCGACTACGCGTCGGGCACGGGCTATGCGCTGACGTCGTACCTGAAGGCGTACGACCCCGCCACCTACGGCCGCTCGAAGCTGCCGTCGGGCACGCAGGAGACCGCGCGCGTGGCCGCGCAGAAGAAGCAGGCCGCGAACATCGTCTTCAAGGTGCCCGCGAACACCACGATCGTGGGGGTGCCGGGCACCAAGGCCGGTATCTCCGGCGGCATGCTCCAGATCCAGAACGTGGACAACGTCGTCGTCCGCAACCTCACCTTCGCCGCCACCGAGGACTGCTTCCCGCAGTGGGACCCGACGGACGGCGACGCCGGCAACTGGAACTCGAACTACGACTCGGTGACGCTGCGGGGCGCGACCCATGTGTGGGCGGACCACAACACGTTCACGGACGCACCGCACCTGGACTCCGCGAACCCGAAGTACTACGGCCGCGAGTACCAGATCCACGACGGGGCGCTGGACATCACCAAGAGCTCGGACCTGGTGACCGTCTCCCGCAACCAGTTCACCCACCACGACAAGACGATGCTGATCGGCAGCAGCGACAGCGAGCCCGCGGGCAAGCTGCGCGTCTCCATCCACCACAACGTCTGGAAGGGCATCGTCCAGCGCGCCCCGCTGGCCCGCGTCGGCCAGATCCACATCTACAACAACTACTACGACGTCACGGCCCTGAACGGTTACGCGCTGCAGTACAGCATCAACTCCCGCGCCAAGGCCCAGGTCGTCGCCGCCGACAACTACTGGAAGGTCCCGGCCACGGTGAAGGTGTCGAAGCTCCTGAGCGGCGACGGCACGGGCGCCATCGCGGGCTCCGGCAACATGGTCAACGGCACGACGACGCACCTGGTCGCGGCCTACAACGCCGCGTCCTCGAAGGACCTGAAGACGAGCGTGAACTGGACACCCACCCTGACGTCCGGCCTGGAGTCGTCGGCAGCCGCGGTGAAGAACCTGCCCATGTCGCTGGCCACGACGACCGGTGCCGGAGTGCTCTCCTAG
- the metG gene encoding methionine--tRNA ligase, with protein sequence MARHLITSALPYINGIKHLGNMVGSMLPADVYSRYLRQRGHDVLYICATDEHGTPAELAAKEQGLPVDEFCAQAHDAQKAVYDGFALAFDYFGRSSSEQNVEITQHFARRLNENGFIEERAIRQVYSPTDGRFLPDRYVEGTCPHCGYDKARGDQCENCTRVLDPTDLINPRSAISGSTDLEVRETKHLFLLQSKLQHEVEEWVSRHEDDWPQLASSIARKWLNEGLHDRAITRDLDWGVPVPSDTWPELAAEGKVFYVWFDAPIEYIGATKEWADLDPENRDWKSWWYDVDTDVRYTEFMAKDNVPFHTVMFPATELGVREPWKKVDYVKAFNWLTYYGGKFSTSQKRGVFTDQALDILPADYWRYFLIANAPESDDSSFTWEHFTATVNKDLADTLGNFVNRVLSFSKKRFGEEVPAGGEPGEAEAKLGEEIARLLAEYESQMEALQFRKAAAALRALWSAGNSYLEEKAPWLEIKTDKDGAALTLRTAMNLIHLYAVVSEPFIPATSAAMRQAFVLNDDSATWITADEARALTALTPGTPFTVPPVLFAKLTDEDLETYKERFGGSPE encoded by the coding sequence ATGGCTCGACACCTCATCACCAGCGCCCTTCCGTACATCAACGGGATCAAGCACCTGGGCAACATGGTGGGGTCCATGCTCCCGGCGGACGTCTACTCCCGCTACCTGCGCCAGCGCGGCCACGACGTCCTCTACATCTGCGCGACGGACGAGCACGGCACCCCGGCCGAGCTGGCCGCGAAGGAGCAGGGCCTGCCGGTCGACGAGTTCTGCGCGCAGGCGCACGACGCGCAGAAGGCGGTCTACGACGGCTTCGCGCTGGCCTTCGACTACTTCGGCCGCAGCTCCAGCGAGCAGAACGTCGAGATCACCCAGCACTTCGCCCGCCGCCTGAACGAGAACGGCTTCATCGAAGAGCGCGCGATCCGTCAGGTCTACTCGCCCACGGACGGCCGTTTCCTCCCGGACCGCTATGTCGAGGGCACCTGCCCGCACTGCGGCTACGACAAGGCCCGCGGCGACCAGTGCGAGAACTGCACACGCGTTCTGGACCCGACCGACCTGATCAACCCGCGCTCGGCGATCTCCGGCTCCACGGACCTGGAGGTCCGGGAGACCAAGCACCTCTTCCTCCTCCAGTCCAAGCTCCAGCACGAGGTCGAGGAGTGGGTCTCCCGGCACGAGGACGACTGGCCGCAGCTGGCCTCCTCCATCGCCCGCAAGTGGCTGAACGAAGGTCTGCACGACCGCGCGATCACCCGTGACCTGGACTGGGGCGTCCCCGTCCCGTCCGACACGTGGCCGGAACTGGCGGCGGAGGGCAAGGTCTTCTACGTCTGGTTCGACGCCCCGATCGAGTACATCGGCGCGACGAAGGAGTGGGCGGATCTGGACCCGGAGAACCGCGACTGGAAGTCGTGGTGGTACGACGTCGACACCGACGTCCGCTACACGGAGTTCATGGCGAAGGACAACGTCCCCTTCCACACGGTGATGTTCCCGGCGACCGAGCTCGGTGTGCGCGAGCCGTGGAAGAAGGTCGACTACGTCAAGGCCTTCAACTGGCTGACGTACTACGGCGGGAAGTTCTCCACGTCCCAGAAGCGGGGCGTCTTCACCGACCAGGCCCTGGACATCCTCCCGGCGGACTACTGGCGCTACTTCCTGATCGCCAACGCCCCCGAGTCGGACGACTCGTCCTTCACCTGGGAGCACTTCACGGCGACGGTGAACAAGGACCTGGCCGACACCCTCGGCAACTTCGTCAACCGCGTCCTGTCCTTCTCGAAGAAGCGCTTCGGCGAGGAGGTCCCGGCGGGCGGTGAGCCGGGCGAGGCGGAGGCGAAGCTGGGCGAGGAGATCGCCCGCCTCCTCGCGGAGTACGAGTCCCAGATGGAGGCGCTCCAGTTCCGCAAGGCCGCTGCGGCGCTGCGCGCCCTGTGGTCTGCGGGCAACTCCTACCTGGAGGAGAAGGCCCCCTGGCTGGAGATCAAGACGGACAAGGACGGCGCGGCACTGACCCTGCGCACGGCGATGAACCTGATCCACCTGTACGCGGTGGTCTCGGAGCCGTTCATCCCCGCGACCTCGGCCGCCATGCGCCAGGCCTTCGTCCTCAACGACGACTCGGCCACCTGGATCACCGCCGACGAGGCCCGCGCCCTCACCGCCCTCACCCCCGGCACCCCCTTCACGGTCCCCCCGGTCCTCTTCGCCAAGCTGACCGACGAGGACCTGGAGACGTACAAGGAGCGCTTCGGCGGCTCCCCGGAGTAA
- a CDS encoding VWA domain-containing protein codes for MGILTLLRNAFGGRSRKGAATEAEGAETTPSQETAPKVPSPAPEPTPAKAATVPEPRTSTLSTSSEHELVAAAFDKAAASKPTPSAETPATPKNAEIPTQPVGDDAAPETPVAEESTPEQPEAESEASAEAPAEEPVAEEAAVQQTAAEEPAPVAVAEEKPLVAEAAPEPEPVVETEPEAAPEAEATPTAEAAPEPKPEPAAEVTPDSAVEAEPVAEAEPDSVQEPETVAVEAAQPVAEVTPEPEPASDPEPETVVEPEPQPTAEATPEPEPEPAVTPETPAPAAADDTLAAADGDETGTVGADGNDVAVPSTLRTAYTAAATALTTHSLTGTTATTYLVLDRSASMRPYYKDGSAQALGEQTLALAAHLDPESKVHVVFFSTELDGTGELTLTDHENKIDDLHAGLGRMGRTSYHAAVEEVLAHHTKNSPDTPALVVFQTDGAPDAKTPATQALTEAAKTHPAVFFSFVAFGDPENKAFDYLRKLKLPNTSHFLAGETPKELTDAEIYEGILANWRP; via the coding sequence ATGGGCATTCTCACTCTCCTGCGGAACGCGTTCGGCGGCCGATCACGCAAGGGGGCTGCCACCGAGGCAGAGGGTGCGGAGACGACTCCTTCGCAGGAGACGGCACCGAAGGTCCCCTCTCCGGCACCCGAGCCGACGCCTGCGAAGGCGGCTACGGTCCCCGAACCTCGTACCTCCACCCTCTCCACGTCCTCCGAGCACGAACTGGTCGCAGCGGCCTTCGACAAGGCGGCGGCCTCCAAGCCGACGCCTTCGGCGGAGACGCCGGCGACCCCGAAGAACGCGGAGATCCCGACCCAGCCGGTCGGGGACGATGCGGCGCCTGAGACGCCGGTGGCCGAGGAATCGACGCCGGAACAGCCGGAGGCTGAGTCCGAGGCATCCGCTGAGGCACCCGCCGAGGAACCGGTGGCGGAGGAAGCGGCCGTACAGCAGACTGCTGCCGAAGAGCCGGCCCCGGTCGCAGTGGCGGAAGAGAAGCCGCTGGTGGCGGAGGCCGCACCGGAACCGGAGCCGGTCGTCGAGACCGAGCCGGAAGCCGCCCCGGAAGCCGAGGCGACGCCCACCGCAGAGGCCGCCCCCGAGCCGAAGCCCGAACCGGCGGCCGAGGTCACTCCCGACTCCGCCGTGGAGGCCGAACCGGTCGCCGAGGCAGAGCCGGATTCCGTCCAGGAGCCCGAGACCGTCGCTGTCGAGGCCGCCCAGCCGGTCGCCGAGGTCACGCCCGAGCCCGAGCCGGCTTCCGACCCGGAGCCCGAGACCGTCGTAGAACCGGAGCCGCAGCCGACCGCCGAGGCCACCCCTGAGCCGGAGCCCGAACCGGCCGTCACCCCCGAAACCCCGGCCCCGGCGGCAGCGGACGATACCCTCGCGGCCGCCGACGGCGACGAGACCGGCACGGTTGGTGCGGATGGGAACGACGTCGCCGTACCCTCCACCCTCCGCACCGCCTACACCGCCGCCGCCACCGCCCTCACCACCCACAGCCTCACCGGCACCACCGCCACGACCTACCTCGTCCTCGACCGCTCGGCGAGCATGCGCCCGTACTACAAGGACGGCTCCGCCCAGGCCCTCGGCGAGCAGACCCTCGCCCTCGCCGCCCATCTGGACCCCGAGTCCAAGGTCCACGTCGTCTTCTTCTCCACCGAACTCGACGGCACCGGCGAGCTCACCCTCACCGACCACGAGAACAAGATCGACGACCTCCACGCGGGCCTCGGCCGCATGGGTCGTACCAGCTACCACGCGGCCGTCGAGGAAGTCCTCGCGCACCACACCAAGAACTCCCCCGACACCCCCGCCCTGGTCGTCTTCCAGACCGACGGCGCCCCGGACGCGAAGACCCCCGCCACCCAGGCCCTCACCGAGGCGGCGAAGACCCACCCCGCCGTCTTCTTCTCCTTCGTCGCCTTCGGTGACCCGGAGAACAAGGCCTTCGACTACCTCCGCAAGCTCAAGCTCCCCAACACGTCCCACTTCCTCGCGGGCGAGACCCCGAAGGAACTCACGGACGCGGAGATCTACGAGGGCATCCTGGCGAACTGGCGCCCGTAA